From one Trifolium pratense cultivar HEN17-A07 linkage group LG1, ARS_RC_1.1, whole genome shotgun sequence genomic stretch:
- the LOC123906471 gene encoding uncharacterized protein LOC123906471 isoform X1, with protein sequence MNWRVLGKLMLCIQLEAPLSGYAPSFLCSVCKETLETMSESDDEVMHEEVMYEEMIMEIIKVEVNCKKALAIINKSIQESNNQEHQYLLELKARVLWYMKKRDNGVLSALGELFDSGVEFRFPVTYLVYGASSHVKEGSESQLKIYRLGLEQAEKKDDKMVDEFKQRLQPLEEAAHRKLEKSKRKMRRGMNVEKQEEEEVQTPVKDVELQTVVDVTASEQSVLEEKKKNEDEIFPFQFDCHFKFTMVGKLKNQCYTGIQYIGEVEVDKSFVAATKCQLSYFKELYYQCSRHQSLLTVESIVQHPADGTDLLVCEVV encoded by the exons ATGAATTGGAGGGTGCTTGGAAAGCTTATGTTATGCATCCAACTTgag GCTCCATTGTCAGGGTATGCTCCTTCCTTCCTTTGCAG TGTCTGCAAAGAAACTTTGGAGACTATGTCAGAGTCGGACGATGAAGTCATGCATGAGGAAGTCATGTATGAGGAGATGATTATGGAAATAATCAAAGTCGAAGTCAATTGCAAAAAAGCCCTtgcaataattaataaatcaataCAGGAATCGAATAACCAGGAACATCAATATTTGTTGGAATTAAAGGCCCGCGTCTTATGGTATATGAAAAAACGTGATAATG GTGTATTGAGTGCTTTGGGGGAACTGTTTGATTCCGGGGTTGAATTCAGATTCCCAGTGACATACCTTGTGTATgg AGCTTCCTCGCACGTTAAAGAAGGTTCTGAATCTCAACTAAAGATCTATAGGCTTGGATTAGAGCAAGCTGAGAAGAAAGATGACAAGATGGTGGATGAATTCAAACAGAGACTTCAACCTCTGGAGGAAGCAGCACATAGGAAGTTAGAGAAGTCAAAGAGGAAGATGAGGCGCGGGATGAATGTGGAAAAGCAGGAGGAAGAGGAAGTTCAAACACCTGTTAAAGATGTAGAACTGCAAACTGTCGTAGATGTGACGGCGTCCGAGCAAAGCGTCTTagaggaaaagaaaaagaatgaagATGAAATTTTTCCTTTCCAG TTCGATTGCCATTTCAAGTTCACCATGGTTggcaaattaaaaaatcaatgttATACGGGGATACAATATATAGGGGAGGTTGAAGTAGATAAATCCTTTGTTGCTGCTACTAAATGTCAATTGAGCTATTTTAAGGAACTTTATTATCAATGTTCACGACACCAGAGCCTTTTGACTGTGGAATCTATTGTTCAACATCCCGCTGATGGGACTGACTTACTTGTATGTGAAGTGGTCTAA
- the LOC123906495 gene encoding uncharacterized protein LOC123906495 — translation MVGKLKNQCYTGIQYIGEVEVDKSFVAATKCQLSYFKELYYQCSRHQSLLTVESIVQHPADGTDLLVCEVVQTLNDYFEEQKLDGAEVTETQWWEHISEKFRRIFRDVIQGMMFLYSATDYDCGDLSFNVFVTKSGRGKILPSMVKRTGTKQTVDHIKILKDLMKTVIAFPFSGITESLELPLELQRFLDFEHSRW, via the exons ATGGTTggcaaattaaaaaatcaatgttATACGGGGATACAATATATAGGGGAGGTTGAAGTAGATAAATCCTTTGTTGCTGCTACTAAATGTCAATTGAGCTATTTTAAGGAACTTTATTATCAATGTTCACGACACCAGAGCCTTTTGACTGTGGAATCTATTGTTCAACATCCCGCTGATGGGACTGACTTACTTGTATGTGAAGTGGTCCAAActttaaatgattattttgagGAGCAGAAACTTGATGGGGCAGAAGTGACTGAAACTCAGTGGTGGGAACATATCTCTGAGAAATTTCGAAGAATTTTTAG AGATGTGATTCAAGGGATGATGTTCTTATACTCAGCAACTGATTATGATTGTGGGGACTTGTCATTCAATGTGTTTGTTACAAAAAGTGGCAGAGGGAAGATTTTGCCAAGCATGGTTAAGAGAACTGGAACGAAACAAACTGTAGATCATATCAAAATACTCAAAGATTTAATGAAGACAGTCATTGCTTTTCCATTCAGTGGCATTACAGAAAGTTTGGAGCTCCCACTTGAACTACAAAGGTTTTTGGATTTTGAACATTCGAGATGGTAA
- the LOC123906446 gene encoding uncharacterized protein LOC123906446, whose product MDDRLEVVVHHGGWFEEFDHNGYVGADVSWFVDEDYFSYFEFVGEIKKKLKYPSIDTMWFYDPQDVNELVLLEDDMDANRMKNIARMDGRVHLYLMHPMAEPEFIEAIEYGPIEGVNENGSAEGVNENGPAEGVNENGPAEGVNENGPAEGVKENGPVEGVNEYGPTDDLNDNGPSEGVNETGPTGPTEGDKVGPTAEKGKGVRIDDDVIDDLLNEVEYDEDSEDSALGIHFDDSEEDCLLEDNFDTVADETVVDETVVDENVVDEPVTKGKGKKGKKVRQECNVSKPTSKKGRPKKKNNNSNIYTVVQGAQQTAQGDELFEEDVGNIDKSKYKAFVGGLSDIEDYNSEELDSGSDSDIENEVEDSEDEDEHDTEWPSNYKLPTFKMPSSMRDYKWESGMYFACKQEFQEAIRCYAIQSQRAIKYKKNDKKRIRLICKSGCVWNAYCSHMPGQETWQLMFVKDEHKCNREPKVKMLSAKWLGKRLHKKVKENPNLKLIDIMEKTQQKWNLKISKNKASKARGIAFDLVDGSFREQYTRFYDYSHELLRSNRGSTVIVTTTPFQGDEADLEHPERPLCPHFQRAYICFKGCKESFLICRPIIGLDGAFLKGYYGGQILAAIGRDPNDQMLPIAIAVVEGETKETWKWFLELLTNDLGGTRACSLITFISDQQKGLLPAMDELLPGVAHRFCVRHLYNNFKKKFPGKKLKELMWKAANATYVNAWHREMQEIKTINIEAFKHLIKIPPRHWSKSYFTPEAKCDTLVNNMSEAFNSVIVGARAKPIVTMLEEIRVYMMERWETNRQKIGRYVESILPNIKKKLERETSFSNNWMVRPAGYELFEVRHISASGDHEESFSWNCLW is encoded by the exons ATGGATGATAGATTGGAGGTGGTGGTACATCATGGGGGGTGGTTTGAAGAGTTTGATCACAATGGGTATGTTGGAGCAGATGTAAGTTGGTTTGTTGATGAAGATTATTTTTCGTATTTTGAGTTTGTTGGAGAGATtaagaagaaattgaaataCCCAAGTATAGATACAATGTGGTTTTATGACCCACAAGATGTAAATGAGTTGGTTTTGTTGGAGGATGATATGGATGCaaatagaatgaaaaatataGCACGAATGGATGGAAGAGTCCACCTGTATCTTATGCATCCAATGGCTGAGCCTGAATTCATTGAAGCGATTGAATATGGGCCTATTGAGGGGGTAAATGAAAATGGGTCTGCTGAGGGAGTAAATGAAAATGGGCCTGCTGAGGGAGTAAATGAAAATGGGCCTGCTGAGGGAGTAAATGAAAATGGGCCTGCTGAGGGAGTAAAAGAAAATGGGCCTGTTGAGGGAGTAAATGAATATGGTCCAACTGATGACTTAAATGATAATGGGCCAAGTGAGGGAGTCAATGAAACTGGCCCAACTGGCCCTACTGAGGGAGATAAGGTTGGCCCAACTGCTGAAAAAGGGAAAGGTGTGAgaattgatgatgatgttattgATGATTTATTAAATGAAGTTGAGTATGATGAAGACAGTGAAGATAGTGCCCTGGGAATACACTTTgatgattcagaagaagattGTTTGCTTGAAGATAACTTTGACACTGTTGCGGATGAGACTGTTGTGGATGAGACTGTTGTGGATGAAAATGTTGTTGATGAACCTGTGACCAAGGGAAAGGGAAAGAAAGGTAAGAAAGTGAGGCAAGAGTGTAATGTTAGCAAACCAACAAGCAAGAAGGGAAGaccaaaaaagaagaataataaCTCTAATATATATACTGTTGTTCAAGGTGCACAACAAACTGCACAAGGTGATGAGTTATTTGAAGAAGATGTTGGGAATATTGACAAGAGTAAATATAAAGCCTTTGTTGGAGGATTGAGTGATATTGAGGATTATAATAGTGAGGAGCTAGATAGTGGAAGTGATAGTGACATTGAGAATGAAGTTGAGGATAGTGAGGATGAAGATGAGCATGACACAGAATGGCCTAGTAATTACAAATTGCCAACCTTTAAGATGCCATCATCAATGAGAGATTATAAGTGGGAGTCTGGAATGTACTTTGCTTGTAAACAAGAGTTTCAAGAAGCAATAAGATGTTATGCAATCCAGTCTCAAAGAGCTATTAAATATAAGAAGAATGACAAGAAGAGGATAAGGCTGATTTGTAAAAGTGGTTGTGTATGGAATGCCTACTGTTCACATATGCCAGGGCAAGAAACTTGGCAATTGATGTTTGTTAAAGATGAGCATAAGTGTAATAGGGAACCTAAGGTCAAAATGCTTAGTGCCAAATGGTTGGGAAAAAGATTACATAAGAAGGTTAAAGAGAATCCCAATTTGAAATTGATTGATATTATGGagaaaacacaacaaaaatggaATTTAAAGATATCTAAGAACAAAGCATCTAAAGCCAGGGGTATTGCTTTTGATTTAGTAGATGGGTCATTTAGAGAACAATACACTAGGTTTTATGACTACTCCCATGAGTTACTAAGATCAAACCGTGGTTCAACAGTTATAGTCACTACTACACCATTTCAAGGTGATGAGGCTGACTTGGAACATCCTGAAAGGCCTTTGTGTCCACATTTCCAAAGGGCTTACATTTGTTTTAAGGGATGTAAGGAAAGTTTTTTAATTTGTAGGCCAATAATTGGTTTAGATGGGGCATTTCTTAAAGGATATTATGGTGGTCAGATACTAGCTGCAATTGGAAGAGACCCTAATGATCAAATGCTACCCATTGCAATTGCTGTGGTTGAGGGTGAAACAAAAGAGACTTGGAAATGGTTTTTGGAGTTGTTAACCAATGACTTAGGAGGCACAAGAGCTTGTTCTTTAATCACTTTCATAAGTGACCAACAAAAG GGACTACTTCCAGCAATGGATGAGTTACTTCCAGGTGTTGCCCACAGATTTTGTGTCAGACACTTGTACAACaatttcaaaaagaaatttCCTGGAAAGAAATTAAAGGAATTGATGTGGAAGGCTGCAAATGCAACTTATGTTAATGCATGGCATAGGGAGATGCAAGAGATCAAGACTATAAATATTGAGGCATTCAAGCATTTAATCAAAATACCACCAAGACATTGGAGCAAATCATATTTCACACCTGAGGCAAAATGTGACACATTGGTCAACAACATGTCTGAAGCTTTCAACTCAGTGATTGTTGGTGCAAGAGCCAAGCCTATAGTGACAATgcttgaagaaattagagtgtaTATGATGGAGAGATGGGAAACCAATAGACAAAAAATTGGGAGATATGTTGAAAGCATCctaccaaacataaaaaagaagCTTGAAAGAGAGACATCATTCAGCAACAATTGGATGGTCAG GCCTGCTGGTTATGAATTGTTTGAAGTTAGGCACATTTCAGCTAGTGGTGAC
- the LOC123906471 gene encoding uncharacterized protein LOC123906471 isoform X2 codes for MSESDDEVMHEEVMYEEMIMEIIKVEVNCKKALAIINKSIQESNNQEHQYLLELKARVLWYMKKRDNGVLSALGELFDSGVEFRFPVTYLVYGASSHVKEGSESQLKIYRLGLEQAEKKDDKMVDEFKQRLQPLEEAAHRKLEKSKRKMRRGMNVEKQEEEEVQTPVKDVELQTVVDVTASEQSVLEEKKKNEDEIFPFQFDCHFKFTMVGKLKNQCYTGIQYIGEVEVDKSFVAATKCQLSYFKELYYQCSRHQSLLTVESIVQHPADGTDLLVCEVV; via the exons ATGTCAGAGTCGGACGATGAAGTCATGCATGAGGAAGTCATGTATGAGGAGATGATTATGGAAATAATCAAAGTCGAAGTCAATTGCAAAAAAGCCCTtgcaataattaataaatcaataCAGGAATCGAATAACCAGGAACATCAATATTTGTTGGAATTAAAGGCCCGCGTCTTATGGTATATGAAAAAACGTGATAATG GTGTATTGAGTGCTTTGGGGGAACTGTTTGATTCCGGGGTTGAATTCAGATTCCCAGTGACATACCTTGTGTATgg AGCTTCCTCGCACGTTAAAGAAGGTTCTGAATCTCAACTAAAGATCTATAGGCTTGGATTAGAGCAAGCTGAGAAGAAAGATGACAAGATGGTGGATGAATTCAAACAGAGACTTCAACCTCTGGAGGAAGCAGCACATAGGAAGTTAGAGAAGTCAAAGAGGAAGATGAGGCGCGGGATGAATGTGGAAAAGCAGGAGGAAGAGGAAGTTCAAACACCTGTTAAAGATGTAGAACTGCAAACTGTCGTAGATGTGACGGCGTCCGAGCAAAGCGTCTTagaggaaaagaaaaagaatgaagATGAAATTTTTCCTTTCCAG TTCGATTGCCATTTCAAGTTCACCATGGTTggcaaattaaaaaatcaatgttATACGGGGATACAATATATAGGGGAGGTTGAAGTAGATAAATCCTTTGTTGCTGCTACTAAATGTCAATTGAGCTATTTTAAGGAACTTTATTATCAATGTTCACGACACCAGAGCCTTTTGACTGTGGAATCTATTGTTCAACATCCCGCTGATGGGACTGACTTACTTGTATGTGAAGTGGTCTAA